Proteins encoded together in one Synechococcus sp. BL107 window:
- a CDS encoding TIGR02450 family Trp-rich protein translates to MAWFPAKAWTSQRAVGGYRHFQLVTQGGKGEQRWVELSAVLDPGHRERVLWRDLNDANLWCSGWQQIVEKEDDVVDHHLVKSDEVVE, encoded by the coding sequence ATGGCTTGGTTTCCAGCGAAGGCTTGGACCAGCCAACGGGCCGTTGGGGGTTATCGCCATTTTCAGCTTGTGACCCAGGGCGGTAAGGGGGAACAACGCTGGGTCGAGTTATCAGCTGTTCTTGACCCAGGCCATCGAGAACGCGTGCTGTGGCGTGACCTCAACGATGCCAATCTCTGGTGCAGTGGTTGGCAGCAGATTGTTGAAAAAGAAGATGATGTTGTTGATCATCATCTTGTTAAATCCGATGAGGTTGTGGAGTGA
- a CDS encoding DUF3764 family protein: METHVLTFTITKPFGEWVKTYDASRPLQKMAGISTLYRGVSPDDPTKICAVMQAKPGVMAQFMDDHKDMIAASGHVLESTVHQVFVDA; the protein is encoded by the coding sequence ATGGAAACCCACGTGCTCACATTCACCATCACGAAACCGTTCGGCGAGTGGGTCAAAACCTATGACGCATCGCGTCCTCTCCAAAAAATGGCCGGTATTTCAACGCTATATCGCGGTGTGAGTCCGGATGACCCCACCAAAATTTGCGCTGTGATGCAAGCCAAACCAGGAGTGATGGCTCAGTTTATGGATGATCACAAAGACATGATTGCCGCCTCGGGCCATGTCTTAGAGAGCACGGTTCATCAGGTTTTTGTGGATGCCTAA
- a CDS encoding Fur family transcriptional regulator, which yields MSPSSAPNPEDGSLEDGLHQGGRRLTPQRKRVLELFELRGAGCHLSAEEVHQQLVNLKLKVSLATVYRTLRLLADMGFLQELELSEGGRRFELADDDHRDHHHVVCIRCGRTEEFENESILAAGAEAAKRLNFKLIESSLNVRAICADCQT from the coding sequence GTGTCGCCGTCTTCAGCACCGAATCCTGAGGACGGATCCCTCGAAGACGGATTGCACCAAGGCGGACGACGTCTCACCCCCCAGCGCAAACGGGTGCTGGAGCTTTTTGAACTGCGCGGTGCCGGTTGCCACCTCAGCGCTGAGGAGGTGCATCAACAACTGGTGAACCTCAAACTGAAAGTGTCCCTAGCCACGGTGTATCGAACCCTCCGTCTTCTGGCAGACATGGGTTTTCTGCAAGAGCTGGAACTCAGCGAGGGGGGGCGTCGGTTTGAGTTAGCCGATGATGACCACAGAGACCACCACCACGTGGTTTGTATCCGCTGTGGACGCACCGAAGAATTTGAGAATGAGTCAATTCTTGCCGCTGGGGCAGAAGCAGCAAAAAGATTGAACTTCAAATTGATTGAATCAAGCCTGAATGTCAGAGCCATCTGCGCTGACTGTCAGACCTGA
- a CDS encoding DUF3721 domain-containing protein, with product MVTLRLIISACTLVLLGAAVNAQNDQPKQAMFKTEAEAQAAAPGFGCEGAHRMGEMWMVCTKHSDADSHHGH from the coding sequence ATGGTGACCCTCCGACTGATAATCAGCGCCTGCACTTTGGTGCTACTCGGTGCTGCCGTGAATGCCCAGAACGATCAGCCCAAGCAGGCGATGTTTAAAACCGAAGCTGAGGCTCAAGCTGCCGCCCCAGGGTTTGGTTGTGAGGGCGCCCATCGCATGGGGGAAATGTGGATGGTTTGCACAAAGCACTCCGACGCCGATTCACATCACGGACATTGA
- the arsS gene encoding arsenosugar biosynthesis radical SAM (seleno)protein ArsS (Some members of this family are selenoproteins.), whose amino-acid sequence MFPPLQRVALTTLQVNLGYRCNQSCAHCHVNAGPTRTEMMAAELLELIPLVLRRHRIGCLDLTGGAPELHPGFRKLVSEVRSAGVAVIDRCNLTILNEPGHEDLAEFLAQQGVAVTASLPCYTADNVDRQRGDGVFDRSLQGLHQLNALGYGSGDPERQLDLVYNPLGAALPPPQASLEADYKRELTRLGIRFDRLLTLANMPIQRFARQLELKGELDDYWQVLEQAHNPANLETVMCRQLLSVDWEGSLYDCDFNQQLSLPRPGVIRHLRDLLEDEIDLSGDFIHTGRHCFGCTAGAGSSCGGALQA is encoded by the coding sequence ATGTTTCCTCCACTGCAACGGGTTGCTTTGACCACACTCCAGGTCAACTTGGGCTACCGCTGTAACCAAAGCTGTGCCCATTGCCATGTCAATGCCGGGCCCACCCGCACCGAAATGATGGCGGCGGAGCTGTTAGAGCTCATCCCTTTGGTGCTTCGTCGGCATCGCATTGGCTGTTTAGACCTCACTGGCGGGGCTCCGGAATTACACCCTGGCTTTCGGAAGCTGGTGAGTGAGGTGCGGTCGGCTGGGGTGGCGGTGATCGACCGCTGCAATCTCACGATCCTGAATGAACCTGGCCACGAAGACCTTGCTGAATTTTTGGCACAGCAGGGTGTGGCCGTGACGGCATCTTTGCCCTGCTACACCGCAGACAACGTCGATCGTCAACGCGGTGATGGTGTCTTCGATCGGAGTCTTCAGGGTCTCCATCAACTCAATGCTCTGGGCTACGGCAGTGGCGATCCCGAACGGCAACTGGATTTGGTGTACAACCCGCTTGGCGCGGCACTCCCTCCACCCCAAGCCAGCTTGGAAGCCGATTACAAGCGAGAGCTAACCCGACTCGGTATTCGATTTGATCGACTCCTCACGTTGGCCAACATGCCGATCCAGCGCTTTGCTCGACAACTAGAACTGAAGGGTGAATTGGACGACTACTGGCAAGTGCTCGAGCAGGCGCACAATCCGGCCAATCTCGAAACGGTGATGTGTCGACAGCTCCTGAGCGTTGATTGGGAGGGTTCTCTTTACGACTGCGACTTCAACCAACAGCTGTCATTGCCACGCCCAGGCGTCATCCGTCACTTGCGTGACCTTCTTGAAGATGAGATTGACTTAAGTGGCGATTTCATTCACACCGGTCGCCATTGTTTTGGCTGTACGGCTGGTGCCGGATCAAGCTGTGGCGGTGCTCTTCAAGCCTGA
- the stpA gene encoding glucosylglycerol 3-phosphatase: MQRLSPDQLLQELCGVEDLLIVQDLDGVCMQLVNDPLTRQMDPAYVMAVGQLGETFAVLTNGEHEGRRGVNRLVEQALCGEHDPAQAGLYLRGLAAGGVQFQDRYGQVSHPGVSEAEIAFLAAAPLRMEALLKDGLPEIFPLHSLEQIAQLAHAAVLDTQVSPTVNLNGIFAAITGDVEKQRTMQSLLQRLMETLLADAEKQGLEGSFFLHVAPNLGRNADGMERLKPAVECDVGTTDIQFMLSGSIKEAGLLVLLNHYMARRYGEVPFGDDFNVRVAPQTHDALLKLVQDRIPAERMPLLVGVGDTVTSNLSADGATWLRGGSDRGFLTLLQALGAWSGRENRVVVVDSSHGEVDRPSLSDPALTGISDPEDPLRLDVLMTAGPKQYINWFCQFAAQRSPSPATI, from the coding sequence GTGCAGCGCCTCAGCCCCGATCAACTGTTGCAGGAGCTCTGTGGTGTTGAGGATCTTTTGATCGTTCAAGACCTTGATGGCGTCTGCATGCAGCTGGTGAATGATCCACTGACACGGCAGATGGATCCGGCCTATGTGATGGCGGTGGGTCAGCTGGGGGAGACCTTTGCAGTGCTCACCAATGGTGAACACGAGGGGCGCCGAGGTGTGAATCGGCTCGTGGAGCAGGCACTTTGTGGCGAACATGATCCCGCTCAAGCCGGGTTGTACCTGCGCGGACTCGCGGCCGGTGGTGTCCAATTCCAAGACCGCTATGGACAGGTCAGTCATCCGGGGGTGAGTGAGGCAGAGATCGCGTTTTTGGCCGCGGCTCCCTTACGGATGGAAGCGTTGCTGAAAGACGGTTTGCCGGAGATCTTTCCCCTGCATTCGTTGGAGCAGATCGCTCAGCTTGCCCATGCAGCCGTCTTGGACACCCAGGTGTCTCCGACGGTGAATCTCAATGGAATCTTTGCTGCGATTACAGGTGATGTCGAGAAGCAGCGAACTATGCAGTCCCTGCTTCAGCGGCTGATGGAGACGCTGCTGGCCGATGCGGAGAAGCAGGGTCTCGAGGGTTCATTTTTTCTGCATGTGGCTCCCAATCTTGGCCGCAATGCTGATGGTATGGAACGTCTCAAGCCAGCGGTGGAGTGTGATGTGGGCACCACTGACATTCAGTTCATGTTGAGTGGTTCGATTAAAGAGGCCGGCCTGTTGGTGCTGCTAAATCACTACATGGCACGACGCTATGGGGAGGTGCCCTTTGGAGATGATTTCAATGTTCGCGTCGCTCCACAGACCCATGACGCGTTGTTGAAGCTTGTGCAGGATCGAATCCCTGCGGAGCGGATGCCATTGCTTGTGGGGGTGGGTGACACGGTCACCTCCAACCTTTCTGCTGACGGCGCCACCTGGTTGCGGGGTGGAAGCGATCGTGGATTTTTAACCCTGCTTCAAGCGTTGGGAGCCTGGAGCGGGAGAGAAAACCGCGTGGTTGTGGTTGACAGTAGTCATGGTGAAGTCGACCGCCCAAGCCTCTCTGACCCTGCCCTTACAGGTATTTCAGATCCCGAAGACCCGCTAAGGCTCGATGTGTTGATGACGGCAGGGCCAAAGCAATACATCAACTGGTTCTGCCAATTTGCTGCTCAACGTTCCCCAAGTCCTGCCACGATCTAA
- a CDS encoding Rieske 2Fe-2S domain-containing protein: MHSTWTEQWWPIAYLQDLDRSQPNRFTLLERDLVIWWDAKAEQASWRVFPDVCPHRLVPLSEGRINDEGLLECPYHGWSFDGEGHCRSIPQAPDNTKPEARRSRCSSLPTAIGQGLLFVWTGEPDAANQHPLPLVPALEEDPKSWTLQDTFRDLPMDAVTLLENVLDVSHVPFTHHKTVGNRNNASPVLATITREAEDGFDAFWEEGPRRGKLGSQTTSFHAPQLMWHDLTAKGFARILTVVYAVPIRRGECRLFARFPFQFQSAVPKLLIGLRPRWLQHIGNHKVLEDDQVFLHWQERVLERAGGSPAADRAFFMPNTADVYVAALHRWLNNNGGEPFAGKDLPERQRTADLMDRYYSHTQSCRSCSTALRRIRAARPWAWVVLWGAAALVGLGQGGVWSAIGVVIAALAGLTLRQVSRWEKGLIRGDGAAPRNRQA, translated from the coding sequence ATGCATTCCACTTGGACTGAACAGTGGTGGCCAATCGCCTACCTCCAGGACCTGGATCGCAGCCAACCCAACCGCTTCACACTGCTGGAGCGAGACCTGGTGATCTGGTGGGACGCCAAGGCTGAACAAGCCTCCTGGCGTGTGTTCCCCGATGTTTGCCCCCACAGGCTTGTGCCCCTCAGCGAGGGCAGGATCAATGATGAGGGGCTCTTGGAATGTCCTTATCACGGCTGGAGTTTCGATGGAGAGGGCCATTGCCGCTCTATTCCGCAAGCACCCGACAACACCAAGCCAGAAGCACGCCGATCACGCTGCTCCAGCCTCCCCACAGCGATTGGGCAGGGCCTTTTGTTCGTTTGGACGGGAGAACCAGATGCGGCCAATCAGCATCCCTTACCCCTCGTACCAGCCCTTGAGGAGGACCCCAAAAGCTGGACGCTGCAGGACACCTTTCGCGACCTCCCCATGGATGCGGTGACCCTGCTGGAGAACGTGCTCGACGTGAGCCATGTTCCTTTCACCCACCACAAGACCGTCGGCAATCGAAACAATGCCTCTCCGGTGCTGGCCACGATCACTCGAGAGGCTGAAGACGGATTTGATGCCTTTTGGGAGGAGGGGCCCCGTCGGGGGAAGCTCGGCTCTCAAACCACATCTTTTCACGCCCCTCAGTTGATGTGGCACGACCTCACGGCGAAGGGCTTCGCCCGAATCCTCACAGTGGTTTATGCGGTACCGATCCGCCGTGGTGAATGTCGTTTATTTGCCCGCTTTCCCTTCCAATTTCAGTCGGCCGTCCCAAAACTTCTCATCGGTCTACGGCCGCGATGGCTCCAACACATCGGCAACCACAAAGTGCTGGAGGACGATCAGGTTTTTCTGCATTGGCAGGAACGGGTGCTGGAGCGAGCTGGCGGCAGTCCTGCTGCTGATCGAGCCTTCTTTATGCCCAATACAGCCGACGTCTACGTGGCCGCACTGCATCGCTGGCTGAACAACAACGGCGGTGAGCCATTCGCTGGGAAAGACCTACCTGAACGTCAGCGAACCGCAGACCTGATGGATCGTTACTACAGCCATACCCAATCGTGTCGCAGTTGCTCCACAGCATTGAGACGGATCCGCGCTGCTCGCCCTTGGGCGTGGGTGGTGTTGTGGGGTGCTGCCGCTCTGGTGGGATTAGGCCAAGGCGGGGTCTGGAGTGCCATTGGTGTCGTCATTGCAGCCCTTGCGGGACTCACCCTGCGCCAAGTTTCTCGCTGGGAGAAAGGATTGATCCGGGGAGACGGTGCAGCCCCCCGCAACCGACAGGCCTAA
- a CDS encoding glutathione S-transferase family protein, which produces MTLTLYGGPKTRASMPRWYLEEQGIGYDLVELDLRGNQHRQPDYLQVNPFGKLPALVDTSVQAMDGTPLKLFESGAILLHLAENHAGQIKSAAERSLTAQWLLFANATLAIALFVPSNREREFPRLMQELNHQLTPGRPLVGDQWGAADCAITAYLAYLPIFFPQEDLSPYPAIQALITATQQRPAYRKVMGMD; this is translated from the coding sequence ATGACACTCACTCTGTATGGCGGTCCAAAAACGCGGGCCTCGATGCCGCGTTGGTACCTCGAAGAACAGGGGATTGGGTACGACTTGGTGGAACTGGATCTGCGGGGTAACCAGCACCGTCAGCCCGACTATCTGCAGGTCAACCCCTTCGGAAAATTGCCGGCCCTGGTTGATACCAGTGTTCAAGCCATGGATGGAACACCGCTCAAGTTGTTCGAATCTGGAGCCATTCTTCTCCATTTGGCGGAAAACCATGCTGGGCAGATCAAGTCAGCTGCTGAACGCTCATTAACGGCCCAGTGGTTGCTCTTTGCGAATGCAACTTTGGCGATTGCCCTGTTTGTACCCAGCAATCGGGAACGTGAATTTCCGCGGCTTATGCAGGAGCTGAATCACCAGTTGACCCCTGGCCGTCCCTTAGTTGGTGATCAGTGGGGTGCGGCTGATTGCGCCATAACCGCTTACCTCGCCTACCTACCCATCTTTTTCCCCCAAGAAGATTTATCGCCGTATCCAGCCATTCAGGCGTTGATCACGGCCACCCAGCAGCGTCCGGCTTACCGCAAGGTGATGGGCATGGATTGA
- a CDS encoding phosphotransferase enzyme family protein gives MTEALEAIADRFHPREQITAIRSLGSGNVNETFLVTHKGSGKTESFVMQRLNTAVFERPELVMRNLQALGEHIDRRLATPPPELKGRRWELPRIVPCRREDAAWVEHNGDFWRSITFIDDATTSDEIKDCNHANELGYGLGMFHTLIHDLAIHQLADTLENFHVTPEYLNRYDIVLKTPAVLDSAEQAACAFIDKRRDGVDVLEAALARGELQHRPIHGDPKINNVMIDETSGQAVGLIDLDTVKPGLIHYDIGDCIRSCCNPAGEEASDLASVGFDLNLCEAVLDGYLNVARGFLSSWDLHYLPDCIRLIPLELGLRFLTDHLEGNVYFKTERPGHNLQRAAVQFKLVKDIENQMPALQRLIQRLSDRPVN, from the coding sequence ATGACCGAGGCCCTGGAAGCCATCGCCGATCGCTTCCATCCGCGTGAACAGATCACGGCGATCCGGTCCCTCGGCTCAGGAAACGTCAATGAAACCTTTCTCGTGACCCACAAAGGGTCAGGTAAGACGGAGAGTTTTGTGATGCAGCGGCTGAACACGGCCGTGTTTGAACGTCCAGAGTTAGTGATGCGCAACCTGCAAGCGCTGGGTGAGCACATCGACCGGCGGCTGGCCACTCCACCACCGGAGCTCAAGGGCCGACGCTGGGAACTACCGAGAATTGTGCCCTGCCGAAGAGAAGACGCGGCATGGGTTGAGCACAACGGGGATTTTTGGCGCTCGATCACCTTTATCGACGATGCAACCACCAGTGATGAAATCAAGGATTGCAACCATGCCAACGAGCTGGGGTATGGGCTTGGCATGTTCCACACCTTGATTCATGACCTGGCCATTCACCAACTCGCCGACACCCTTGAAAACTTTCACGTAACGCCTGAGTATTTAAATCGTTACGATATTGTGCTAAAAACCCCTGCTGTGCTCGATTCCGCTGAACAAGCGGCCTGTGCCTTCATCGACAAACGTCGAGACGGGGTCGATGTGCTCGAGGCTGCTCTGGCCCGGGGAGAGTTGCAACATCGGCCAATCCATGGAGATCCCAAAATCAACAACGTGATGATCGATGAGACCAGCGGCCAAGCCGTCGGCCTGATTGACCTCGACACGGTTAAACCGGGATTAATCCACTACGACATCGGCGATTGCATTCGTTCCTGTTGCAACCCAGCCGGCGAAGAAGCATCCGATCTAGCGAGTGTTGGTTTTGACTTAAACCTCTGTGAGGCAGTGCTGGATGGGTATCTCAATGTTGCTAGAGGCTTTTTGAGTTCGTGGGATCTTCATTACCTCCCAGACTGCATTCGTTTAATCCCCCTGGAACTCGGACTGCGCTTCCTCACGGATCATCTTGAAGGGAACGTGTATTTCAAAACAGAGCGACCAGGCCACAATCTCCAACGCGCCGCTGTTCAGTTCAAGCTTGTGAAAGACATCGAGAATCAGATGCCGGCGCTTCAACGCCTCATCCAACGCCTCAGCGATCGACCCGTGAACTAA
- a CDS encoding DOMON-like domain-containing protein: protein MPRPAVMLRQVARLTPFERSIPSDIQVSASLVWNSNGWLELSYGLLALAPPGLSTLVLPSPLNDGPQHGKRRDGLWTATCFEAFLALPNQSRYWEINLSPNGDWAVYSFESYRTGQQLQMLKQNPEMGIQRLHHHLRVDVRLPLAPWWSAGVCPEVNLSAVIDHGEAGLSHWAHRHQAKADFHDRSTFLKG, encoded by the coding sequence ATGCCTCGCCCTGCCGTCATGCTGCGTCAAGTGGCGCGCTTGACTCCCTTCGAGCGCTCCATTCCCAGTGATATTCAAGTCAGTGCATCGCTCGTTTGGAACAGCAATGGTTGGCTAGAGCTCAGCTATGGACTGCTTGCATTAGCACCTCCCGGTCTGTCGACACTGGTGCTTCCCTCCCCCCTCAACGACGGCCCCCAACATGGGAAGCGTCGGGATGGACTCTGGACAGCCACCTGCTTTGAAGCATTTCTGGCCTTGCCAAATCAAAGCCGTTATTGGGAGATCAATCTTTCACCCAATGGCGATTGGGCGGTCTACAGCTTCGAGAGCTATCGCACTGGCCAGCAACTGCAGATGCTGAAGCAAAACCCGGAGATGGGCATCCAACGCTTGCACCACCACCTTCGCGTCGATGTTCGTCTTCCCCTAGCGCCCTGGTGGTCCGCTGGGGTGTGCCCAGAGGTGAATCTCTCTGCCGTGATCGACCATGGAGAAGCAGGGTTAAGTCACTGGGCCCATCGCCATCAGGCGAAAGCTGATTTTCACGACCGCAGCACCTTCCTTAAAGGCTGA
- a CDS encoding lytic transglycosylase domain-containing protein: MRSRSVLIAFVAAATTLALVGLKQPKTVALPSLAGSPESPVAIAEQRSIAKVRSYPRVPSDPQQIAALLNTVETALRDPTTPAGSLPDLGHQQQVIYRVLSANPTLSSQVLLALPRQWRSVAERQLAARREFLRMGRTRRPTVLPAWRIIAPEPADNLLAYYRKAEAATGIEWEVLAAVNLVETGMGRIDGVSVANAQGPMQFLPTTWAEAGIGQGNIRDPHDAIQAAARYLVRRGGLRDIRQGLWGYNNSDYYGRAVLLYASLMREDPLAYTGLYHWEIHFNAADGDLWLPVGYNQAEPIDVKDYLKTHPTSRPPAN; the protein is encoded by the coding sequence ATGCGGAGCCGTTCTGTTCTGATTGCCTTTGTGGCTGCCGCCACGACGCTGGCATTGGTGGGGCTGAAGCAACCCAAAACAGTGGCTCTGCCCTCGCTGGCCGGCTCGCCAGAGAGTCCTGTCGCCATCGCCGAGCAACGCTCGATCGCGAAGGTCCGGAGCTATCCGAGGGTTCCCTCCGATCCGCAACAGATTGCTGCACTGCTCAACACAGTTGAGACCGCCCTGAGGGATCCAACAACTCCTGCTGGATCCCTCCCCGATCTAGGGCATCAACAACAGGTGATCTACCGGGTGCTCTCCGCCAACCCAACCCTGTCCTCACAAGTGCTTTTGGCACTTCCCAGACAATGGCGCAGTGTGGCTGAGCGGCAGTTGGCCGCTCGACGCGAATTTTTACGGATGGGCCGGACTCGCCGCCCAACGGTTTTACCAGCCTGGCGAATCATTGCTCCCGAACCGGCGGACAACCTGCTGGCCTACTACCGCAAAGCAGAGGCCGCCACAGGCATTGAGTGGGAGGTTCTGGCCGCAGTGAACTTGGTTGAAACCGGCATGGGGCGCATCGATGGCGTTTCAGTGGCCAATGCGCAAGGCCCCATGCAGTTTTTGCCCACCACTTGGGCGGAAGCAGGAATCGGACAAGGCAATATCCGCGATCCGCACGATGCAATCCAAGCTGCAGCCCGTTATTTGGTACGACGCGGAGGGCTTAGGGATATCCGCCAAGGGTTGTGGGGGTACAACAACAGCGATTACTACGGACGTGCCGTTCTGCTGTATGCCTCATTGATGCGGGAGGATCCACTGGCCTACACCGGCCTCTATCACTGGGAAATCCACTTCAACGCCGCCGATGGCGACCTTTGGCTGCCCGTGGGCTACAACCAAGCCGAGCCGATTGACGTTAAGGACTACCTCAAAACCCATCCAACCAGTCGGCCTCCAGCAAATTGA
- a CDS encoding O-acetylhomoserine aminocarboxypropyltransferase/cysteine synthase family protein, with amino-acid sequence MSQRFETLQLHAGQSPDSATNSRAVPIYQTSSYVFNDAEHGANLFGLKEFGNIYTRLMNPTTDVFEKRVAALEGGVAAVATASGQSAQFLAITNCMQAGDNFVSTSYLYGGTYNQFKVQFPRLGINVRFADGDDVASFAAQIDDKTKALYVEAMGNPRFNIPDFEGLSALAKERGIPLIVDNTLGAAGALLRPIEHGADVVVESATKWIGGHGTSLGGVIVDAGTFNWGNGKFPLMSEPSAAYHGLVHWDAFGFGSDICKMLGLPDERNIAFALRARVECLRDWGPAISPFNSFMLLQGLETLSLRVERHTENAMELATWLDGHPNVAHVSYPGLPGDPYHAAAKKYLTGRGMGCMLMFSLKGGFDDAVRFINSLKLASHLANVGDAKTLVIHPASTTHQQLSEDEQASAGVTPTMVRVSVGIEHIDDIKADFEQALASLN; translated from the coding sequence ATGTCCCAGCGTTTTGAGACCCTTCAGCTCCACGCCGGCCAGTCGCCTGATAGTGCGACTAACTCCAGGGCGGTGCCCATTTATCAAACCAGTTCTTACGTTTTCAACGACGCAGAACATGGAGCCAACCTGTTTGGGCTCAAGGAATTCGGGAATATCTACACCCGTTTGATGAATCCCACGACGGATGTCTTTGAGAAGCGAGTGGCTGCCCTCGAAGGCGGTGTCGCAGCGGTCGCTACAGCATCAGGCCAATCGGCGCAATTCCTAGCCATCACCAATTGCATGCAAGCGGGAGACAACTTTGTTTCCACGTCCTATCTGTATGGCGGCACCTACAACCAGTTCAAAGTTCAATTTCCCCGCTTAGGCATCAACGTTCGTTTTGCCGACGGGGATGACGTGGCCAGTTTCGCTGCGCAAATTGATGACAAGACCAAGGCGCTGTATGTCGAAGCGATGGGTAACCCCCGTTTCAACATCCCTGATTTCGAGGGTTTGTCGGCACTCGCCAAAGAGCGAGGAATTCCACTCATCGTGGACAACACTCTCGGCGCGGCAGGGGCCTTGCTGCGGCCAATTGAACATGGGGCCGACGTGGTGGTTGAAAGCGCCACGAAGTGGATTGGTGGCCATGGCACCAGCCTGGGTGGCGTGATCGTGGACGCCGGCACCTTCAACTGGGGCAACGGAAAATTCCCATTGATGAGTGAGCCGAGCGCGGCCTATCACGGCTTGGTGCACTGGGATGCGTTTGGTTTCGGCAGTGATATTTGCAAGATGCTGGGATTACCAGACGAACGCAACATCGCCTTTGCCCTGCGGGCCCGAGTGGAGTGTCTACGTGACTGGGGTCCAGCGATCAGCCCGTTCAACAGTTTCATGCTCCTGCAAGGGCTCGAAACCCTGAGTCTGCGCGTTGAGCGCCATACCGAGAACGCCATGGAGTTGGCCACCTGGCTCGATGGCCACCCCAACGTTGCCCATGTGAGTTACCCCGGTTTACCCGGCGACCCTTATCACGCAGCGGCCAAGAAATACCTCACCGGTCGCGGCATGGGCTGCATGTTGATGTTCTCCCTGAAGGGGGGCTTCGACGATGCGGTGCGATTCATCAACAGCCTCAAACTCGCGAGCCATCTAGCCAACGTTGGAGATGCCAAAACCCTTGTGATCCATCCAGCCTCCACCACCCACCAACAACTGAGCGAAGACGAACAAGCCTCTGCGGGTGTGACCCCCACCATGGTGCGGGTGTCGGTTGGCATTGAGCACATTGATGACATCAAGGCCGATTTCGAACAGGCCTTAGCGAGCCTGAATTGA
- a CDS encoding homoserine O-succinyltransferase: MALILPRSYHKISAVERNRISWIEAKQAELQDIRPLRIGILNIMPLGKQYEFNLLHPLGLSVLQIEPIWIRLNSHAYKSWDQDHLNQLYVSWDEARSQEPLDGLIITGAPVEHLPFEHVRYWKELTKIIEEARESCASTLGLCWAGFALAYMAGVDKISFERKLFGIYPMRSLVPGHPLMGTQDDKFLCPQSRHAGLLDSAMESAQRQGRLRLLAHGEKVGYTIFETPDQRQLMHLGHPEYNVGRIIGEMERDKARGDVPPPENFDPDHRRTLWRSHRNLLFQQWLWFCYQRVSMAS, encoded by the coding sequence ATGGCGCTCATTCTTCCTCGGAGTTATCACAAAATCTCGGCGGTTGAACGCAACCGGATTTCCTGGATTGAAGCCAAACAGGCGGAACTTCAGGACATCCGACCGCTGCGCATTGGCATCCTCAACATCATGCCCCTGGGGAAGCAGTATGAATTTAATTTGCTGCATCCCTTGGGGTTATCTGTACTCCAGATCGAACCAATCTGGATTCGATTGAACTCCCATGCCTACAAAAGCTGGGACCAGGATCACCTTAATCAGCTATATGTCTCTTGGGATGAAGCTCGATCCCAAGAGCCTTTGGATGGCTTGATCATCACCGGAGCCCCCGTTGAGCATCTGCCGTTTGAACACGTGCGCTATTGGAAAGAGCTCACCAAAATCATTGAAGAAGCCCGCGAAAGTTGTGCGAGCACCCTTGGGTTGTGTTGGGCGGGATTTGCCCTGGCATATATGGCAGGTGTCGACAAAATCTCTTTCGAGAGGAAGCTTTTCGGGATTTATCCGATGCGCAGCCTGGTTCCAGGACACCCACTCATGGGCACCCAAGATGACAAATTTCTTTGCCCGCAGAGCCGCCATGCGGGTCTGCTGGATTCAGCAATGGAATCAGCGCAACGCCAAGGACGTCTTCGCTTATTGGCCCATGGAGAAAAGGTGGGATACACGATCTTCGAAACGCCCGACCAACGGCAACTGATGCATCTCGGTCATCCTGAATACAACGTCGGCCGCATCATCGGAGAGATGGAACGTGACAAAGCACGCGGCGACGTTCCTCCTCCAGAAAATTTTGATCCCGACCACAGACGAACACTCTGGCGGTCGCATCGCAATCTCCTGTTTCAACAATGGCTGTGGTTCTGCTATCAGCGCGTATCGATGGCGTCTTAG